In one window of Armatimonadota bacterium DNA:
- the trxA gene encoding thioredoxin, with amino-acid sequence MAEVASVTESDFEQEVLKSELPVLVDFWAPWCGPCRAVSPIVEKVAADLADKLKTVKVNVDEAPGLAGKYGIRSIPSLFIFHSGEVVDSMVGFLPESELKKRVEQVIAQ; translated from the coding sequence ATGGCTGAAGTCGCCAGTGTCACGGAAAGCGATTTCGAGCAGGAGGTGCTCAAGTCCGAGCTGCCGGTGTTGGTGGACTTCTGGGCCCCGTGGTGCGGGCCGTGCCGCGCGGTGTCGCCGATCGTCGAGAAGGTCGCAGCGGACCTCGCGGACAAGCTCAAGACGGTCAAGGTCAACGTGGACGAGGCACCCGGTTTGGCGGGGAAATACGGCATCCGCTCGATCCCGAGCCTTTTCATATTCCACAGCGGCGAAGTCGTGGACTCCATGGTCGGATTCCTGCCGGAGTCCGAACTGAAGAAGCGCGTCGAGCAGGTGATCGCGCAATAG